A single region of the Acanthopagrus latus isolate v.2019 chromosome 11, fAcaLat1.1, whole genome shotgun sequence genome encodes:
- the LOC119028046 gene encoding complement factor D-like has translation MFSALGSEIIHGRIAPQNQMLYMASVQTRGGHVCGGSLISDNFVLTAAHCADRHSPVRVVLGTHNLRKTGTVRAIEQRCKHPDYRRDTVENDIMLLKLSQSVPVGRTIRRIPLPPPNMNLQPNQMCHVAGWGVADAGRAVDDLRVVGVSVVDQNVCRQQWTWIPANVICVGGYRTLRGAALVILAVLWCAMGCLLVSRLTSAGVVGTNAFPMSIQTCPSSVPGSTRFSVTMVVKYNNLTQSFASAHLHCI, from the exons atgttttctgCACTTGGGAGTGAAATCATACATGGACGAATTGCTCCACAGAACCAGATGCTGTATATGGCCTCAGTGCAGACCAGAGGTGGACATGTGTGTGGAGGCTCCCTCATCAGCGATAactttgtcctcactgctgcacactgtgcCGATAGACA TTCACCGGTGAGGGTTGTTTTGGGCACCCACAATCTTAGAAAGACTGGGACAGTGAGAGCCATTGAGCAGAGATGCAAACACCCTGATTATCGGCGGGACACAgtagaaaatgacatcatgctCCTCAAA ctgtctcAGAGTGTTCCAGTGGGAAGAACAATACGACGCattcctctcccccctcctaACATGAACCTGCAACCCAACCAAATGTGCCATGTAGCTGGATGGGGAGTGGCCGACGCTGGTAGAGCTGTTGATGACCTGAGAGTGGTGGGTGTGTCTGTCGTCGACCAGAATGTCTGTAGACAGCAATGGACTTGGATTCCTGCCAATGTCATCTGTGTAGGTGGATATCGAACACTCAGAGGAGCTGCTTT GGTGATTCTGGCGGTCCTCTGGTGTGCAATGGGGTGTCTGCTGGTGTCGCGTCTTACATCGGCGGGGGTTGTTGGGACGAACGCTTTCCCAATGTCTATACAGACGTGTCCAAGTTCCGTCCCTGGATCAACCAGATTCTCAGTCACAATGGTTGTTAAATACAACAACCTTACACAAAGCTTTGCTTCAGCACACCTTCATTGTATTTAG
- the LOC119028047 gene encoding mast cell protease 3-like, which translates to MAVSFVLLLLFVLKGADGSRIVGGREAAPHSRPYMALLQVRGRLNCGGSLVREDFVLTAAHCQIPVPYTVVLGANSLSGNESTRQELSSIRSFPHPDYDGHANDIMLLKLNRSAQLTEAVQLISLKRGQLSRSSKCITAGWGDVGDNKTLAARLQEVNVTSLAQRTCRRRWRAVPITRSMVCGVGDSVFQGFCSGDSGGPLVCDGAAAGVISFSGRRCGDPRTPDVYTRVSSFSDWITGVLNNN; encoded by the exons ATGGCAGTcagctttgtgctgctgctgctctttgtcttGAAAG gggCTGATGGTTCTCGCATCGTTGGCGGCAGAGAAGCTGCCCCACACTCCCGCCCCTACATGGCTCTGCTGCAAGTCCGCGGTCGCCTGAACTGCGGGGGATCCCTGGTGAGAGAGGACTTTGTGCTCACAGCCGCACACTGTCAGATACCTGT ACCATACACGGTGGTACTTGGTGCAAATTCCCTGTCCGGTAATGAGTCCACAAGACAGGAGCTCAGCTCCATCAGGTCCTTTCCACATCCCGACTATGATGGACATGCTAATGATATAATGCTCCTGAAG CTCAACCGCAGTGCTCAACTGACGGAAGCGGTGCAGCTGATCTCTCTGAAAAGGGGCCAGCTGAGTAGATCCAGTAAGTGCATCACAGCCGGCTGGGGCGATGTGGGGGATAACAAGACCTTAGCAGCCAGGCTTCAGGAGGTCAACGTGACCTCCCTGGCACAGCGGACCTGTCGTAGGAGATGGCGAGCTGTTCCCATCACCAGGTCGATGGTTTGTGGCGTTGGGGACAGCGTCTTTCAAGGCTTCTGCTCG GGGGACTCAGGTGGGCCCTTGGTGTGTGACGGCGCTGCAGCAGGAGTCATCTCCTTCTCTGGCCGGCGCTGCGGAGACCCCAGGACCCCTGATGTCTACACTCGCGTATCTTCCTTCAGCGACTGGATTACTGGAGTGTTAAACAACAATTAG